A window of the Gemmatirosa kalamazoonensis genome harbors these coding sequences:
- the glnA gene encoding type I glutamate--ammonia ligase yields MADTPTPKELLARAKDENVRFLRLQFTDILGVNKNVEVPASQFGKALAGDIMFDGSSIEGFVRVEESDMLLKPDLTTFQVLPWSDPEARVARVICDVAMPDGQPFAGDPRGVLKRQLERARAMGYTMMAGMEAEFFLFRAGPDGGTSTTTHDVGGYFDLAPVDRGEDARRAMVDMLEQMGFEVEAAHHEVAHAQHEIDFRYADALRTADNIATFRLVVKHVAQQFGLVASFMPKPIFGQNGSGMHTHQSLFRDGKNAFFDEKAEWQLSKTALHYIGGQLRHARGMCAVTNPLVNSYKRLVPGYEAPVNVAWSMRNRSPMIRVPERRGAGTRVELRVPDPAANPYLALAVMLAAGLDGIESQADWREPVNQNIWEMSYRERRRLRIDDLPHDLNEACDELEKDDVMQAALGDHVTENYLAAKRQEWREYITQVTAWELEQYLAKY; encoded by the coding sequence ATGGCAGACACCCCGACTCCGAAAGAACTGCTCGCCCGCGCGAAGGACGAGAACGTTCGCTTCCTCCGCCTCCAGTTCACCGACATCCTCGGCGTCAACAAGAACGTCGAGGTGCCCGCGTCGCAGTTCGGGAAGGCGCTCGCCGGCGACATCATGTTCGACGGCAGCTCCATCGAGGGGTTCGTGCGCGTCGAGGAGAGCGACATGCTCCTCAAGCCCGACCTCACGACGTTCCAGGTGCTGCCGTGGAGCGACCCCGAGGCGCGCGTCGCGCGCGTCATCTGCGACGTCGCGATGCCCGACGGGCAGCCGTTCGCCGGCGACCCGCGCGGAGTGCTGAAGCGTCAGCTCGAGCGCGCGCGCGCCATGGGCTACACGATGATGGCCGGCATGGAGGCGGAGTTCTTCCTGTTCCGCGCCGGCCCCGACGGCGGCACGAGCACCACGACGCACGACGTCGGCGGCTACTTCGACCTCGCGCCGGTCGACCGCGGCGAGGACGCGCGCCGCGCGATGGTCGACATGCTGGAGCAGATGGGCTTCGAGGTCGAGGCCGCGCATCACGAGGTCGCGCACGCGCAGCACGAGATCGACTTCCGCTACGCCGACGCGCTGCGCACGGCCGACAACATCGCGACGTTCCGCCTCGTCGTGAAGCACGTCGCGCAGCAGTTCGGGCTCGTCGCGTCGTTCATGCCGAAGCCGATCTTCGGGCAGAACGGCAGCGGGATGCACACGCACCAGTCGCTGTTCCGCGACGGCAAGAACGCGTTCTTCGACGAGAAGGCGGAGTGGCAGCTGTCGAAGACGGCGCTGCACTACATCGGCGGGCAGCTGCGCCACGCGCGCGGCATGTGCGCCGTGACGAACCCGCTCGTGAACTCGTACAAGCGGCTCGTGCCGGGCTACGAGGCGCCGGTGAACGTCGCGTGGAGCATGCGCAACCGCTCGCCGATGATCCGCGTCCCCGAGCGGCGCGGCGCCGGCACGCGCGTCGAGCTGCGCGTCCCCGACCCGGCGGCGAACCCGTACCTCGCGCTCGCCGTCATGCTCGCCGCGGGGCTCGACGGCATCGAGTCGCAGGCCGACTGGCGCGAGCCGGTGAACCAGAACATCTGGGAGATGAGCTACCGCGAGCGCCGCCGCCTCCGCATCGACGACCTGCCGCACGACCTGAACGAGGCGTGCGACGAGCTGGAGAAGGACGACGTGATGCAGGCCGCGTTAGGCGACCACGTGACCGAGAACTACCTCGCCGCGAAGCGGCAGGAGTGGCGCGAGTACATCACGCAGGTCACGGCGTGGGAGCTGGAGCAGTATCTCGCGAAGTACTGA
- a CDS encoding CBS domain-containing protein, with amino-acid sequence MKARDIMTQNPRVVTPETSVQEAARLMKTEDTGVLPVVDSEGSRRLVGVITDRDIAIRVVGDGMSSAQVRDAMSANPKTCRPDDNVKDVLQAMSDSQVRRIPIVDDGGSVVGIVSQADVVLETDGRKVEKTIEKISQPGANN; translated from the coding sequence ATGAAAGCTAGAGACATCATGACGCAGAACCCGCGCGTCGTCACGCCCGAGACGTCGGTGCAGGAGGCGGCGCGGCTGATGAAGACCGAGGACACCGGCGTCCTCCCCGTCGTCGACAGCGAGGGCTCGCGCCGCCTCGTCGGCGTCATCACCGACCGCGACATCGCCATCCGGGTCGTCGGCGACGGCATGTCGTCCGCCCAGGTGCGCGACGCGATGTCGGCGAACCCGAAGACCTGCCGCCCGGACGACAACGTGAAGGACGTCCTCCAGGCGATGTCCGACTCGCAGGTCCGCCGCATCCCGATCGTCGACGACGGCGGCTCCGTGGTCGGCATCGTGTCGCAGGCGGACGTCGTCCTCGAGACCGACGGCCGGAAGGTCGAGAAGACGATCGAGAAGATCTCGCAGCCCGGCGCGAACAACTAG
- a CDS encoding zinc ribbon domain-containing protein: MTSPAPNAPALLRCPACGEPGTGRFCSACGASLGGATCAGCDAPLSPGARFCHRCGLAAGAAAPTRPAAARDRTASLAPWAVAFVALLALAANFAGRNFASAKGSAVDGSANALPQASLGEGGAAANAPFAGGGGGGRPPNLASMSPREIADRLFDRVMALSTQGKADSATFFAQMALQNYAGMGDLDLDQRYDMGRVAEVAGQADVMRAQADTILQRNPTHLLGLVLATKAASMRNDAKALAEYRDRLLAADRSGERQRGLEEYQRHANDIDDAVKAAKGAK, encoded by the coding sequence ATGACCTCGCCCGCCCCCAACGCGCCCGCTCTCCTGCGCTGCCCCGCCTGCGGGGAGCCCGGGACCGGTCGCTTCTGCTCGGCCTGCGGCGCGTCGCTCGGCGGCGCGACCTGCGCCGGCTGTGACGCGCCGCTCTCGCCCGGCGCTCGCTTCTGCCACCGCTGCGGCCTCGCCGCCGGCGCTGCCGCCCCGACGCGCCCGGCCGCGGCGCGCGACCGCACCGCCTCGCTCGCCCCGTGGGCCGTGGCGTTCGTCGCGCTCCTCGCGCTCGCCGCGAACTTCGCCGGCCGCAACTTCGCGTCGGCGAAGGGCTCGGCCGTCGACGGATCCGCGAACGCGCTGCCGCAGGCGTCGCTCGGCGAGGGAGGCGCGGCGGCGAACGCGCCGTTCGCGGGCGGCGGCGGTGGCGGTCGCCCGCCGAACCTCGCGAGCATGTCGCCGCGCGAGATCGCGGACCGGCTGTTCGACCGCGTGATGGCGCTCAGCACGCAGGGGAAGGCCGACTCCGCGACGTTCTTCGCCCAGATGGCGCTCCAGAACTACGCCGGCATGGGCGACCTCGACCTCGACCAGCGCTACGACATGGGACGCGTGGCCGAGGTCGCGGGACAGGCCGACGTCATGCGGGCGCAGGCCGACACCATCCTCCAGCGCAACCCGACGCACCTCCTCGGCCTCGTCCTCGCCACGAAGGCGGCGTCGATGCGCAACGACGCGAAGGCGCTCGCCGAGTACCGCGACCGCCTGCTCGCCGCCGACCGCAGCGGGGAACGGCAGCGCGGGCTCGAGGAGTATCAGCGCCACGCGAACGACATCGACGACGCGGTGAAGGCCGCGAAGGGAGCCAAGTAA
- a CDS encoding menaquinone biosynthesis family protein, with protein MTTTVEPRTIHVAHSPDSDDAFMFYALAEGKIDTDGLRYVHELQDIETLNQRARRAELEVTAVSIHAYAYIADRYALLPHGASMGDQYGPRLVARTPMTKTDVKGLRIAVPGPLTSAYLALRLYEPEFTPVWTPFDQIEDVVERGEVDAGLLIHEGQLTFASRGLHLVADMGVWWYGETGLPLPLGGNVVRKDLGEDTIRLVSRHLHESIAYALDHRGAALDHAMRFARGLEKGEADEFVGMYVNDWTLDYGPRGREAVKLFLKRGVDAGVIPHAVDVTFVD; from the coding sequence ATGACCACGACCGTCGAACCGCGCACGATCCACGTCGCCCACAGCCCCGACTCCGACGACGCGTTCATGTTCTACGCGCTCGCCGAAGGGAAGATCGACACCGACGGCCTGCGCTACGTGCACGAGCTGCAGGACATCGAGACGCTGAACCAGCGCGCGCGCCGCGCCGAGCTCGAAGTCACCGCCGTCTCGATCCACGCGTACGCGTACATCGCCGACCGCTACGCGCTGCTGCCCCACGGCGCGTCGATGGGCGACCAGTACGGCCCGCGGCTCGTCGCGCGCACTCCGATGACGAAGACCGACGTGAAGGGGCTGCGCATCGCGGTGCCGGGCCCGCTCACGAGTGCGTATCTCGCGCTGCGCCTCTACGAGCCGGAGTTCACGCCGGTGTGGACGCCGTTCGACCAGATCGAGGACGTCGTCGAGCGCGGCGAGGTGGATGCGGGGCTTCTCATCCACGAGGGCCAGCTCACGTTCGCGTCGCGCGGGCTGCACCTCGTGGCCGACATGGGCGTGTGGTGGTACGGCGAGACCGGCCTGCCCCTTCCCCTCGGCGGCAACGTCGTGCGCAAGGACCTCGGCGAGGACACCATCCGGCTCGTGTCGCGACATCTGCACGAGAGCATCGCCTACGCGCTCGACCACCGCGGTGCGGCGCTCGACCACGCGATGCGCTTCGCGCGCGGGCTCGAGAAGGGCGAGGCCGACGAGTTCGTGGGGATGTACGTCAACGACTGGACGCTGGACTACGGCCCGCGCGGGCGCGAGGCGGTGAAGCTGTTCCTGAAGCGCGGCGTCGATGCGGGGGTGATCCCACACGCGGTCGACGTGACCTTCGTCGACTAG
- a CDS encoding GAF domain-containing protein encodes MGEPASARTSGRPGEEADRATGGEARDAVMRLDATGRVVYANLGAAQLLGAESPLGIVGMELAALLRQGGQEIAALALQSAADAVRGRTVPDASFTVHDTRGAPRALWHVSPHGTGVSVMVRPTGEPLRGAAPSPNAALDAPPNALFVRPPARPVEPPRAEPARAEPPRVEPSRVEPSRVEPARVEPSKATPPIDDEWGDLWPNEAPNATTATDETATNPVAASETPHETPSETPSETPSETPSETPSTPATAERETSEALVDLTREIAGAADQVDRALEQLAAAGRALLGGDGACIVVLDGDARIAAANGTLGALAGQRTELHEPPSPLHEAIAARQVVVSRFDDPAAGSAPRQVLVAPLAVGEQVLAALCVVTGGAEGFTAHDRALAEKLAEHGALAVRNNRLYRTVERGARATRGCSPTRRASSRGTSRRRRSTPRSPAWCARR; translated from the coding sequence ATGGGCGAGCCGGCGTCCGCGCGTACCTCCGGGCGGCCGGGGGAAGAGGCGGACCGGGCGACCGGTGGGGAGGCGCGCGACGCGGTGATGCGGCTCGACGCGACCGGTCGCGTGGTGTACGCGAACCTCGGCGCGGCGCAGCTGCTCGGCGCCGAGTCGCCGCTCGGCATCGTGGGGATGGAGCTCGCGGCGCTGCTGCGCCAGGGCGGCCAGGAGATCGCCGCGCTCGCGCTGCAGTCGGCGGCGGACGCGGTGCGCGGGCGCACGGTGCCCGACGCGTCGTTCACGGTGCACGACACCCGCGGCGCGCCGCGCGCGCTGTGGCACGTGTCGCCGCACGGGACCGGCGTGTCGGTGATGGTGCGCCCGACCGGCGAGCCGCTGCGTGGCGCCGCGCCGTCGCCGAACGCCGCGCTCGACGCGCCGCCTAACGCGCTGTTCGTGCGTCCTCCGGCGCGGCCGGTCGAGCCGCCGCGTGCGGAGCCGGCGCGTGCGGAGCCTCCGCGTGTCGAGCCGTCGCGTGTCGAGCCGTCGCGCGTCGAGCCCGCGCGCGTCGAGCCCTCGAAGGCGACGCCGCCCATCGACGACGAGTGGGGCGACCTGTGGCCGAACGAGGCGCCTAACGCGACGACGGCGACGGACGAGACGGCGACGAACCCCGTTGCTGCGAGCGAGACGCCGCACGAGACGCCGAGCGAGACGCCGAGCGAGACGCCGAGCGAGACGCCGAGCGAGACGCCGAGCACGCCGGCGACGGCGGAGCGCGAGACGAGCGAGGCGCTCGTCGACCTGACGCGCGAGATCGCCGGTGCCGCCGATCAGGTGGACCGGGCGCTGGAGCAGCTCGCCGCCGCGGGCCGAGCGCTGCTGGGCGGCGACGGCGCGTGCATCGTGGTCCTCGACGGCGACGCGCGCATCGCGGCCGCGAACGGCACGCTCGGCGCACTCGCCGGACAGCGCACCGAGCTGCACGAGCCGCCGTCGCCGCTGCACGAGGCGATCGCCGCGCGGCAGGTCGTCGTGAGCCGGTTCGACGACCCGGCGGCGGGGAGCGCGCCGCGGCAGGTGCTCGTCGCGCCGCTCGCCGTCGGCGAGCAGGTGCTCGCCGCCCTGTGCGTCGTCACCGGCGGAGCCGAGGGCTTCACCGCGCACGACCGCGCGCTGGCCGAAAAGCTGGCCGAGCACGGAGCGCTCGCGGTGCGGAACAACCGGCTGTACCGCACGGTGGAGCGCGGCGCGCGCGCGACGCGCGGCTGCTCGCCGACGCGGCGCGCATCCTCGCGCGGCACGTCACGCCGCAGACGCTCTACCCCGCGCTCGCCGGCGTGGTGCGCGAGGCGTTAG
- a CDS encoding sensor histidine kinase, with amino-acid sequence MVREALGACGFTVVLTDPGTRTVERLYSEGTGAAVAGAVDAATFWETAGGRAVRDGEPSFVDGTLPESPSTGDRRIADRLRGTPARALAILPLVADETRGVLSLQFAERHAFDEPERRLLADFAAHVAVAVRNATLLVARERERDRAAAAAEIARVALDASSLDAGAAAILGVLDRLVPSAGKALSVLRDQGAGAAYVECAAAVGTITFLRGLRSATSARAARRASDARVRPVIVDDLRTVLTPERCPDATGQPGTAAAAVMVPLVARGRTLGDLAVTTPLGIPLAEAARDTLAQLAAPIALALDALLLGEERRRRLVEERQMTEQLRQAEKMAALGELVAGVAHEINNPLTGISAFAELLADDVLTDDQRESVRLIKREADRVVGVVRDLLVFSRKTEPAYAELDLNELVERTLRLRSYALRAAGIDVRLALDPSLPVVYGDEAKLQQVILNVVLNAEHAMRETPLRRIEAATRHTGDRVVLSLTDTGTGIAPDVLPRIFEPFFTTKPAGEGTGLGLSVSYGIVQTHGGELRVESTPGLGTTLEMVLPTHPAGVPAIDAALSSSAS; translated from the coding sequence GTGGTGCGCGAGGCGTTAGGCGCGTGCGGCTTCACCGTCGTGCTCACCGATCCGGGGACGCGCACCGTCGAGCGGCTGTACAGCGAGGGCACCGGCGCCGCCGTCGCCGGCGCGGTGGATGCCGCGACGTTCTGGGAGACGGCCGGCGGCCGCGCCGTGCGCGACGGAGAGCCGAGCTTCGTCGACGGCACGCTTCCCGAGTCGCCGTCGACCGGCGACCGCCGCATCGCCGACCGGCTGCGCGGCACGCCGGCGCGTGCGCTCGCCATCCTGCCGCTCGTCGCCGACGAGACGCGCGGCGTGCTGTCGCTGCAGTTCGCCGAGCGCCACGCGTTCGACGAGCCGGAGCGTCGACTGCTCGCCGACTTCGCGGCGCACGTCGCGGTCGCGGTGCGCAACGCGACGCTGCTCGTGGCGCGCGAGCGGGAGCGCGACCGCGCGGCGGCGGCGGCCGAGATCGCGCGCGTCGCGCTCGACGCGTCGTCGCTCGACGCCGGCGCGGCGGCGATCCTCGGCGTGCTCGACCGCCTCGTGCCGTCGGCCGGCAAGGCGCTCAGCGTGCTGCGCGACCAGGGCGCGGGCGCGGCCTACGTCGAGTGCGCGGCGGCGGTCGGCACGATCACGTTCCTGCGCGGGCTGCGCTCGGCGACGAGCGCGCGCGCCGCGCGGCGCGCCTCCGACGCGCGCGTGCGTCCGGTGATCGTCGACGACCTGCGCACGGTGCTCACCCCCGAGCGATGCCCCGACGCCACCGGGCAGCCGGGGACGGCGGCGGCAGCCGTGATGGTGCCGCTCGTCGCGCGCGGGCGCACGCTCGGCGATCTCGCCGTGACCACGCCGTTAGGCATCCCGCTCGCCGAGGCGGCGCGCGACACGCTCGCGCAGCTCGCCGCGCCGATCGCGCTCGCGCTCGACGCGCTGCTGCTCGGCGAGGAGCGGCGCCGCCGCCTCGTCGAGGAGCGGCAGATGACCGAGCAGCTCCGGCAGGCGGAGAAGATGGCGGCGCTCGGCGAGCTGGTGGCCGGCGTGGCGCACGAGATCAACAACCCGCTCACCGGCATCTCCGCGTTCGCCGAGCTGCTGGCCGACGACGTGCTCACCGACGACCAGCGCGAGAGCGTGCGCCTCATCAAGCGCGAGGCCGACCGCGTGGTGGGGGTCGTGCGCGACCTGCTCGTGTTCTCGCGCAAGACGGAGCCGGCGTACGCGGAGCTCGATCTGAACGAGCTCGTGGAGCGCACGCTGCGGCTGCGCAGCTACGCGCTGCGCGCCGCCGGCATCGACGTGCGTCTCGCGCTCGACCCGAGCCTGCCGGTGGTGTACGGCGACGAGGCGAAGCTGCAGCAGGTGATCCTGAACGTGGTGCTGAACGCCGAGCATGCGATGCGCGAGACACCGCTGCGTCGGATCGAGGCCGCGACGCGCCACACCGGCGACCGCGTCGTGCTGTCGCTCACCGACACCGGCACCGGCATCGCGCCCGACGTGCTGCCGCGCATCTTCGAACCGTTCTTCACGACGAAGCCGGCGGGCGAGGGCACGGGGCTCGGCCTCAGCGTGAGCTACGGCATCGTGCAGACGCACGGCGGCGAGCTGCGCGTCGAGAGCACGCCGGGACTCGGCACGACGCTGGAGATGGTGCTGCCGACGCACCCCGCCGGGGTGCCAGCCATCGACGCCGCGCTCTCCTCCTCCGCCTCATGA
- a CDS encoding HD domain-containing phosphohydrolase gives MTDPLAATAVPLTGVAPATGVRILVVDDEETIRLALGRFLRARGYDVHAVASGQEALDAITPGAFALMLCDVRMPGLSGLDVVPQAHAIDPQLAVVMLSAVNDAPTARNALTQGAVDYLVKPVELAVLLQSVEQALHRRTLVAGQQAVERTIRDEVEERTRELEREKTALRDISVQVAEALVTAMEAKDVSFRGASARIADLAASVASELHLDEDTIEDVRLAGRLHDVGKIGVSDVLLSKPSALTPEEYAQVKEHVRIGLDILGPLRHLGPVLRFVADHHERWDGRGYPKGLSGEDISIGGRILAAADAFEAVTSSRTYRAAMSAEQALAHLATLAGSLLDPVVYDALRAVVERGRRLTFIE, from the coding sequence ATGACCGATCCTCTCGCCGCGACCGCGGTCCCGCTGACCGGCGTCGCGCCGGCCACCGGCGTGCGCATCCTCGTCGTCGACGACGAGGAGACGATCCGCCTCGCGTTAGGCCGCTTCCTGCGCGCGCGCGGCTACGACGTGCACGCGGTGGCGTCCGGCCAGGAAGCGCTCGACGCGATCACGCCGGGCGCGTTCGCGCTCATGCTCTGCGACGTGCGCATGCCGGGGCTGAGCGGCCTGGACGTCGTGCCGCAGGCGCACGCGATCGATCCGCAGCTCGCGGTGGTGATGCTGAGCGCCGTGAACGACGCACCGACGGCGCGCAACGCGCTCACCCAGGGCGCGGTCGACTATCTCGTGAAGCCGGTGGAGCTCGCGGTGCTGCTGCAGTCGGTGGAGCAGGCGCTGCACCGGCGCACGCTCGTCGCCGGCCAGCAGGCGGTGGAGCGCACGATCCGCGACGAGGTCGAGGAGCGCACGCGGGAGCTCGAGCGCGAGAAGACGGCGCTGCGCGACATCAGCGTGCAGGTGGCCGAGGCGCTCGTGACGGCGATGGAGGCGAAGGACGTGTCGTTCCGCGGCGCGTCGGCGCGCATCGCCGACCTCGCGGCGTCGGTCGCGTCCGAGCTGCATCTCGACGAGGACACGATCGAGGACGTGCGGCTCGCGGGCCGGCTGCACGACGTCGGCAAGATCGGCGTGAGCGACGTGCTGCTGTCGAAGCCGAGCGCGCTGACGCCGGAGGAGTACGCGCAGGTGAAGGAGCACGTGCGCATCGGCCTCGACATCCTCGGCCCGCTGCGCCACCTCGGCCCGGTGCTTCGCTTCGTCGCCGACCACCACGAGCGGTGGGACGGGCGCGGCTACCCGAAGGGGCTCTCCGGCGAGGACATCTCCATCGGCGGCCGGATCCTCGCCGCGGCGGACGCGTTCGAGGCGGTGACGTCGTCGCGCACGTACCGCGCGGCGATGAGCGCCGAGCAGGCGCTGGCGCATCTCGCGACGCTCGCCGGGTCGCTGCTCGATCCGGTGGTCTACGACGCGCTGCGCGCGGTCGTGGAGCGGGGGCGGCGGTTGACGTTCATCGAGTAG
- a CDS encoding TolC family protein yields MPTQSFPGAPRRCVSSFLGPVAAALLAGGAGLAPLVPLSALAAQPPVTLQARGDTLLVSLPDAVTRALNVGDEVRIADAQEDATGAQLTVARATALPQLRFNGGYTQTIENARSTIVSSVFAQRYNYNGNVNLSMPLFQGGRAVAGMQGARHTQASSRFATAETRAQVTVDVQRAYLNALAADQLVAIQERNLALSTQRVAQAEQLERGGRASRYDVLRVRVERTNLEPLAIQARNDRELAYLELKRLLNLPLERPLALTTSVSTDSTSVLAVLSRVASDTEPGDRGLLRASEEAVGARAAAVKVARADYLPTISVFFTTGYLALPATPAFPFRLGRASNDLCPVGSPDTRICQNNGFFADRSAGLQVSWPLFDGLRTKGNVDLAQANQRVAELQLAQTRERVAVEVAQARAQARRVTALFQSQRANVAQAEEAFRLAELRQTRGLGTQLEVSDAQLALLTAQTNALRATFDVYLAAADLDRALGRPIPLVGQSQ; encoded by the coding sequence ATGCCGACGCAGTCATTTCCGGGCGCACCTCGACGGTGCGTCTCATCGTTTCTTGGCCCTGTCGCCGCCGCCCTGCTCGCCGGCGGCGCGGGGCTCGCGCCGCTCGTGCCGCTCTCGGCGCTCGCCGCGCAGCCGCCCGTCACGCTCCAGGCGCGCGGCGACACCCTCCTCGTGTCGCTTCCCGACGCCGTCACGCGCGCGCTGAACGTCGGCGATGAGGTGCGGATCGCGGACGCGCAGGAGGACGCCACCGGCGCGCAGCTGACCGTCGCACGCGCGACGGCACTGCCGCAGCTCCGCTTCAACGGCGGCTACACGCAGACCATCGAGAACGCGCGCTCGACGATCGTCAGCTCCGTGTTCGCGCAGCGCTACAACTACAACGGCAACGTCAACCTCTCGATGCCGCTGTTCCAGGGCGGCCGAGCGGTCGCCGGGATGCAGGGAGCGCGGCACACCCAGGCGTCGAGCCGCTTCGCGACCGCGGAGACGCGCGCGCAGGTGACCGTCGACGTGCAGCGCGCGTACCTGAACGCGCTCGCCGCCGATCAGCTCGTGGCGATCCAGGAGCGCAACCTCGCGCTCTCCACCCAGCGCGTGGCGCAGGCCGAGCAGCTCGAGCGCGGCGGACGCGCGTCGCGCTACGACGTGCTGCGCGTGCGCGTGGAGCGCACGAACCTCGAGCCGCTCGCCATCCAGGCGCGCAACGATCGCGAGCTCGCGTACCTCGAGCTGAAGCGGCTGCTCAACCTGCCGCTGGAGCGGCCGCTCGCGCTCACCACGAGCGTGTCGACCGACTCGACGTCGGTGCTCGCCGTGCTCTCGCGCGTCGCGTCCGACACCGAGCCCGGCGACCGCGGGCTGCTCCGCGCGTCGGAGGAAGCGGTCGGTGCGCGCGCGGCCGCCGTGAAGGTGGCCCGCGCCGACTACCTGCCGACGATCAGCGTGTTCTTCACGACCGGCTATCTCGCACTGCCCGCGACGCCGGCGTTCCCGTTCCGACTCGGCCGCGCGAGCAACGACCTCTGTCCGGTGGGGTCGCCCGACACGCGCATCTGCCAGAACAACGGCTTCTTCGCCGACCGCTCGGCCGGCCTGCAGGTGAGCTGGCCGCTGTTCGACGGGCTGCGCACGAAGGGGAACGTCGACCTCGCGCAGGCGAACCAGCGCGTCGCGGAGCTGCAGCTCGCGCAGACGCGCGAGCGTGTGGCGGTCGAGGTGGCACAGGCGCGCGCGCAGGCACGGCGCGTGACGGCGCTCTTCCAGTCGCAGCGCGCGAACGTCGCACAGGCCGAGGAAGCGTTCCGCCTCGCCGAGCTGCGGCAGACGCGCGGCCTCGGCACGCAGCTCGAAGTCTCCGACGCACAGCTCGCGCTGCTCACCGCGCAGACGAACGCCCTGCGCGCCACGTTCGACGTCTATCTCGCGGCCGCCGATCTCGATCGCGCGCTCGGCCGGCCGATTCCCCTCGTGGGACAATCTCAATGA
- a CDS encoding efflux RND transporter periplasmic adaptor subunit, producing the protein MARGALIGALLLLGACGGKSSDAEAAGTAAGRGAEGGRGGGPGGGGGPGGGGRGASTIMLSGADVATVHRGAIESAVPVTGDLRPLEVIDVRARIEGDLEAVLVREGQRVGAGELLARFESVTQQSDRASAEADLASARASASTAEWNAKQSEDLYKAGAIAERDMRAARNDADAARARVAAAQARLAATSNTARDTRVLAPSGGVVEKRLAEPGEHVSRGTTLFTVVRGDVLELTAAVPARLAGDVRPGQVVHFVADARRFDGTVSRVSPTVDPTSRSVTVYVQIPNPNGALKGNTFATGRVVARTAQGALLVPTAAVRQSPEAADKPFVYKIDGDKLARTPVSIGIVDESQGTAEVLAGVDEGDKVVAGNVGTLGNGMKVQVLDADPTRRNGAPGTGGGNRGAANARRPRG; encoded by the coding sequence GTGGCGCGTGGAGCGCTCATCGGAGCGCTTCTGCTGCTCGGTGCATGCGGCGGCAAGTCGTCGGACGCCGAGGCGGCCGGCACCGCCGCCGGGCGCGGGGCCGAAGGGGGCCGCGGCGGCGGACCGGGTGGCGGTGGCGGCCCCGGTGGCGGCGGGCGCGGCGCGTCGACGATCATGCTCTCCGGGGCCGACGTCGCGACCGTGCACCGCGGCGCGATCGAGTCCGCGGTGCCCGTCACCGGCGACCTGCGCCCGCTCGAGGTCATCGACGTGCGCGCGCGCATCGAGGGCGACCTCGAGGCGGTGCTCGTGCGCGAGGGACAGCGCGTGGGCGCGGGAGAGCTGCTCGCGCGCTTCGAGTCGGTGACGCAGCAGAGCGACCGCGCGAGCGCGGAAGCGGATCTCGCGAGCGCGCGCGCCTCGGCGTCGACCGCGGAGTGGAACGCGAAGCAGTCGGAGGATCTGTACAAGGCCGGCGCGATCGCCGAGCGCGACATGCGCGCCGCGCGCAACGACGCCGACGCCGCGCGCGCCCGCGTCGCCGCCGCGCAGGCACGCCTCGCCGCGACGTCGAACACGGCGCGCGACACGCGCGTGCTCGCGCCGAGCGGCGGTGTCGTCGAGAAGCGGCTGGCCGAGCCGGGCGAGCACGTCTCGCGCGGCACGACGCTGTTCACCGTGGTGCGCGGCGACGTGCTGGAGCTCACCGCTGCGGTGCCCGCGCGACTCGCCGGCGACGTGCGCCCCGGGCAGGTCGTGCACTTCGTCGCCGACGCGCGCCGCTTCGACGGCACCGTCTCGCGCGTGAGCCCGACCGTGGATCCCACGTCGCGCTCGGTGACGGTGTACGTCCAGATCCCGAACCCGAACGGCGCGCTGAAGGGCAACACGTTCGCCACGGGTCGCGTCGTCGCGCGAACCGCGCAGGGCGCGCTGCTCGTCCCGACGGCCGCGGTGCGCCAGTCGCCCGAGGCGGCCGACAAGCCGTTCGTGTACAAGATCGACGGCGACAAGCTCGCGCGCACGCCGGTGAGCATCGGCATCGTCGACGAGTCGCAGGGGACGGCCGAGGTCCTCGCCGGCGTCGACGAGGGCGACAAGGTCGTCGCCGGCAACGTCGGCACGCTCGGGAACGGCATGAAGGTGCAGGTGCTCGACGCCGATCCGACCCGTCGGAACGGCGCGCCCGGCACCGGCGGCGGGAACCGCGGCGCCGCCAACGCTCGCCGCCCGCGCGGTTGA